The following are encoded together in the Pleurocapsa sp. FMAR1 genome:
- a CDS encoding SRPBCC family protein: MFNYPIRFKNSSFLIKLIASLIISLGMSFTVLAQDTIDQVKLSPQEQTKLNQGQVVLKGSKGKYVGEVIATGNVNTAWQVLTDYNNFRNFLPNVSASRIVKSNGDRKIFEQVNKVDLFFYTQEYTVQIESSEVKPQKITFKLYKGDLKHLSGSWQIKKIDANRIMVIHTADVVPKTTTEKAFFYGIYENSIEKTLAAISLEITKRSKN; this comes from the coding sequence ATGTTTAATTATCCTATTAGGTTTAAAAATAGTAGCTTTTTAATTAAACTTATTGCTTCATTAATTATTAGTTTGGGAATGAGTTTTACTGTACTAGCTCAAGACACTATTGATCAGGTAAAGCTATCTCCTCAAGAACAAACTAAGTTAAATCAAGGTCAAGTAGTACTTAAAGGCAGCAAAGGGAAATATGTCGGGGAGGTAATTGCCACGGGGAATGTGAATACTGCTTGGCAAGTATTGACTGACTACAATAACTTTCGCAATTTTCTGCCAAATGTTTCTGCAAGTAGAATAGTTAAAAGTAATGGCGATCGCAAAATATTTGAGCAGGTAAATAAAGTTGATTTATTCTTTTATACGCAAGAGTATACAGTACAAATCGAGTCGTCAGAAGTGAAACCACAAAAGATAACTTTTAAACTGTATAAAGGAGACTTAAAACATTTATCAGGAAGTTGGCAAATTAAAAAAATTGATGCCAATAGAATTATGGTTATTCATACTGCTGATGTTGTACCTAAAACTACTACAGAGAAAGCTTTCTTTTACGGTATTTACGAAAATTCTATTGAAAAAACATTAGCAGCGATCTCTTTAGAGATTACTAAACGGTCTAAAAATTAA